From Poecile atricapillus isolate bPoeAtr1 chromosome Z, bPoeAtr1.hap1, whole genome shotgun sequence, one genomic window encodes:
- the CARTPT gene encoding cocaine- and amphetamine-regulated transcript protein, with translation MESCRALALCAVAAALLLSARGHGSTPPRRARDLGPPGGGGGASREKELIEALQEVLEKLKSKRGPHYEKKFGQVPMCDAGEQCAVRKGARIGKLCDCPRGTSCNSFLLKCL, from the exons ATGGAGAGCTGCCGGGCGCTGGCGCTGTGCGCCGTGGCCGCCGCGCTGCTGCTGAGCGCCCGCGGGCACGGATCGACCCCGCCGCGCCGCGCCCGCGACCTGGGAccgcccggcggcggcggcggcgcttcccgggagaaggagctg ATCGAGGCgctgcaggaggtgctggagaAGCTCAAGAGCAAGAGAGGACCGCACTACGAGAAGAAGTTCGGGCAGGTGCCCATG TGCGACGCCGGGGAGCAGTGCGCCGTGAGGAAGGGGGCTCGCATCGGGAAGCTCTGCGACTGCCCCCGGGGGACGTCGTGCAATTCCTTCCTCCTCAAGTGCCTGTAA